In candidate division KSB1 bacterium, one DNA window encodes the following:
- a CDS encoding phosphotransferase produces the protein MNEVAATPMAGVLSLHDRKLPGLRQALDPAAVRAWLLSRVPGLADAEDTPAITLLKYTPGKRCVLAYECGGAPRRRLIGKIYRHDRGLAVFDNMSRLWQVAQRSDPPFHMPRPLVYLPEWGMVVQEAAGGIRADHLLRQQTFAGVVQAAARNLAALHRLEVELPRRDNLAQHLLKLCHPGWEHLLADLPEENTRLRRIITHLLATHPRRSLGPVHGDLTLTQIFSNAGEVSFIDFDGLCHAPAALDVGNFLVALEMHLGPDSQPLRAAFLEQYDRLRPLTTLPAMAEYRALAYLRRAMIAWRQRPRHWRQRAQALLAAAEHALVHADDFLTTCLSQEVGNTLGEDA, from the coding sequence ATGAATGAAGTTGCCGCGACGCCGATGGCTGGTGTGCTTAGCTTGCATGATCGCAAGCTGCCCGGTTTGCGGCAGGCGCTCGATCCCGCGGCGGTTCGCGCCTGGCTGCTCTCCCGGGTTCCCGGCCTGGCGGATGCCGAGGACACTCCGGCCATCACACTGCTGAAATACACGCCCGGCAAACGCTGCGTGCTCGCTTACGAATGTGGCGGGGCACCACGCCGGCGGTTGATCGGCAAAATTTACCGGCATGATCGCGGCCTGGCGGTGTTCGACAACATGAGCCGGCTGTGGCAGGTGGCGCAGCGGAGCGACCCGCCTTTTCACATGCCCCGGCCGCTGGTTTATCTGCCGGAGTGGGGCATGGTGGTGCAGGAGGCCGCCGGCGGCATCCGCGCCGATCATCTGCTCCGGCAGCAGACTTTCGCCGGCGTGGTGCAGGCCGCGGCGCGCAATCTCGCGGCGCTGCATCGCCTGGAAGTCGAGTTACCGCGCCGGGACAACCTGGCGCAGCATCTGTTGAAACTCTGCCATCCGGGATGGGAACATTTGCTGGCAGACTTGCCGGAGGAAAACACCCGGCTGCGCCGAATCATCACCCATTTGCTTGCGACTCACCCCCGGCGCAGCCTTGGTCCGGTTCACGGTGATCTCACCCTCACTCAGATTTTCAGCAACGCCGGCGAGGTGAGCTTCATCGATTTTGACGGTTTGTGCCATGCGCCGGCCGCGCTCGATGTCGGCAACTTTTTGGTGGCGCTCGAAATGCACCTTGGCCCTGACAGCCAGCCGTTGCGCGCCGCTTTTCTGGAACAATATGACCGGCTGCGCCCGTTGACGACGCTGCCCGCCATGGCGGAATATCGTGCCCTGGCTTACTTGCGCCGCGCCATGATTGCCTGGCGACAGCGGCCCCGGCACTGGCGGCAACGGGCACAAGCCCTGCTCGCCGCGGCCGAACACGCGCTGGTGCATGCCGACGATTTTCTGACAACCTGCCTGAGCCAGGAGGTTGGGAATACACTCGGAGAGGATGCATGA
- a CDS encoding DUF5666 domain-containing protein — translation MPIRERMQIFRMGQRIKVKGQAQPNGDFIAVEIKLKEGDEYASIEGVVQAVDLSRHSLRICNQELPVPESADILDVARNATSLAGLKPGDMIKAKGFYSPEGKFLPAKIKVKDDCDGDSSELQGFIQKIDRENGMLRVVGINTRVTEATAIDGF, via the coding sequence ATGCCGATACGTGAGCGTATGCAGATTTTTCGGATGGGGCAACGCATCAAGGTCAAGGGCCAGGCACAGCCCAACGGCGATTTCATCGCGGTCGAAATCAAATTGAAGGAAGGCGACGAGTACGCCTCGATCGAGGGGGTGGTGCAGGCGGTCGATCTTTCCCGCCATTCCCTGCGCATTTGCAATCAGGAATTGCCGGTGCCCGAGTCCGCGGACATTCTCGATGTGGCACGCAATGCCACTTCGCTGGCCGGGCTGAAACCGGGCGACATGATCAAGGCCAAAGGCTTCTATTCCCCCGAGGGCAAATTCCTGCCCGCCAAGATCAAGGTCAAGGATGATTGCGACGGCGACAGCTCGGAGCTGCAGGGTTTCATCCAAAAAATCGACCGTGAAAACGGCATGCTGCGCGTGGTCGGCATCAACACACGCGTGACGGAAGCAACCGCGATCGACGGATTTTGA
- a CDS encoding DUF5666 domain-containing protein codes for MRMTLTMSAALLAGAVLVSVATSRAQGTASAPNKARQQVDIFATAKMGQWIEIKGAPQKDNIFVATKVKFLTGDLLDDEWEVSGKILSIDAAKREIRLVRHWPIRCEKETEFEDGNGNPISFEKLYVGMLVEAEGTFLKDGTFLAKEIEEEELKEPEEANHISLLGKVEKVNPDSKAIQVMGTTFLINDQTKSKSAIK; via the coding sequence ATGCGAATGACACTCACCATGAGTGCGGCACTGCTTGCCGGTGCCGTGCTCGTATCCGTCGCCACCAGTCGTGCGCAGGGTACGGCGTCAGCACCCAACAAGGCACGGCAGCAAGTGGATATTTTCGCCACTGCGAAAATGGGGCAATGGATTGAGATCAAGGGGGCGCCGCAGAAGGACAACATTTTTGTTGCGACCAAGGTCAAGTTTCTCACCGGCGACCTGCTGGATGACGAATGGGAGGTGAGCGGGAAAATTTTGTCGATCGACGCCGCAAAGCGCGAAATCCGCCTGGTGCGCCATTGGCCGATTCGCTGTGAAAAGGAAACCGAATTCGAAGATGGCAACGGCAACCCGATCAGCTTCGAGAAACTCTATGTCGGCATGCTGGTGGAGGCGGAGGGCACTTTTCTGAAGGACGGCACCTTCCTGGCCAAGGAAATCGAGGAGGAGGAGCTCAAGGAGCCGGAGGAGGCCAATCACATCTCGCTGCTCGGCAAGGTCGAGAAGGTCAATCCCGACAGCAAGGCCATTCAGGTTATGGGTACGACTTTTCTGATCAACGACCAAACGAAGAGCAAGTCAGCAATCAAGTAA
- a CDS encoding aminoglycoside phosphotransferase family protein, whose product MDLTAKSAALKVKDKLYTLASALDEAHMQAKLRPLVQARFGQSVEVDRVDIEILRRRNQRCVVRYHLALTGAAQQVWRVIGKVYKANQGRQVYDDMCTLWRHGFDREAGDGISMPEPYDFWDDLCLLLQEEVPGVPVKAFARKAENTAAFRLLARTLVKLHRSPLAPGTPFTVRELLTRCHPRHEFLALALPNLAPAIDYLVTTAFKLEAAFGRIAMTPLHGDFHLGQVHLEGNRAWLIDYDALCYGDPASDLGNLLVFLRGKVKRAPGLPVLLEAFLDEYFTFMDPAIRQRLPLHEGLTHLRRACKCLRLQEPGWEKKAQRMIARGLACFEQMKASPAAFAALLPNALEEEDEEELWEAN is encoded by the coding sequence ATGGATCTCACCGCAAAGTCTGCTGCGTTGAAAGTCAAAGACAAGCTCTACACCCTGGCCTCCGCGCTCGATGAGGCGCACATGCAGGCCAAGTTGCGGCCGCTGGTGCAAGCGCGTTTCGGCCAATCCGTGGAAGTGGACCGGGTTGACATCGAAATTCTGCGCCGCCGCAATCAACGCTGCGTGGTGCGCTATCACCTCGCGCTCACCGGCGCGGCACAGCAGGTTTGGCGCGTGATCGGCAAAGTCTACAAGGCCAATCAGGGCCGGCAGGTTTATGACGACATGTGCACGCTGTGGCGGCACGGCTTCGACCGCGAGGCCGGCGATGGCATCAGCATGCCCGAGCCCTACGATTTTTGGGATGACCTGTGCCTGCTTTTGCAGGAGGAGGTGCCGGGCGTTCCGGTCAAGGCGTTTGCCCGGAAAGCGGAGAACACCGCGGCCTTCCGGTTGCTGGCGCGCACGCTGGTGAAGCTGCATCGTTCGCCACTGGCGCCCGGCACGCCCTTCACCGTGCGCGAGCTGCTCACCCGCTGCCATCCCCGCCATGAGTTTCTGGCGCTGGCGCTGCCCAATTTGGCGCCGGCGATCGACTACCTGGTCACCACTGCCTTCAAGTTGGAGGCGGCGTTCGGCCGAATTGCCATGACACCGTTGCACGGCGATTTTCATCTCGGCCAGGTTCATCTCGAGGGCAACCGCGCGTGGTTGATCGATTATGATGCGCTGTGCTACGGCGATCCGGCCTCCGATCTCGGCAATCTGCTCGTCTTTCTGCGCGGCAAAGTGAAGCGCGCGCCCGGCCTGCCCGTGCTGCTCGAAGCCTTCCTCGACGAATACTTCACCTTCATGGATCCGGCGATTCGGCAACGGCTGCCGCTGCACGAAGGTTTGACACATCTGCGCCGCGCCTGCAAATGCCTGCGTCTGCAGGAGCCCGGCTGGGAGAAGAAGGCGCAGCGCATGATCGCGCGCGGCCTCGCCTGCTTTGAACAAATGAAGGCCAGCCCGGCCGCCTTCGCCGCCCTGCTGCCGAATGCTCTCGAAGAAGAGGATGAAGAAGAGTTGTGGGAAGCGAATTGA
- a CDS encoding TolC family protein, translated as MPSSTLRPHHLTGKNKLLWLGALLAVLAGWPEAGVGGSPAGGRGAVVKQGELPAEELAELLKKPLSLEACLAIAQSHNLALKQFQRQRDIAAALVSESYGSYFPLFTVTSSHRAAVERTFELVDNGVTTRANRIKVDNIALAMEQKIPSGARLRFINEIDRDTNNDDRLEDLPTRTFRVEVVQPLLQNIGPKFANASLRAARKQLAIEELKLEDFRLQTLFAVKVAYYNVLRLRQVINIHRAALQHDSLLVQASESKVVAKIATRRDVLSAEIRVQEDQAALLNAETDYQTALDQLKEQMGLPITLPITIAADTLGFRPPLLNEEEWIKLALQNNPALRAAELTISLRDLQASVAGNRRLPVFNAVGSYARSFDRDEERDPNGSSWSIGLNLSYPFLAPTYAAEAEIARLERSRAEDAYQTLQRQTILAVRQIHRKLQNSIARLAVLQRSITAAREKVEFATTMFNMGRASNLDITDAIEALLRAETGYIEELVDFHVQFALLERLAKRSFLKE; from the coding sequence ATGCCGTCATCAACCTTGCGACCTCATCATCTCACTGGAAAAAACAAGCTGCTGTGGCTGGGAGCATTGCTGGCCGTGCTGGCGGGTTGGCCGGAAGCCGGCGTGGGCGGATCGCCGGCAGGCGGGCGGGGTGCGGTTGTCAAACAGGGTGAGCTGCCCGCGGAGGAGCTGGCCGAGTTGCTGAAGAAACCGCTTTCCCTGGAAGCGTGCCTGGCAATTGCCCAGTCACACAACCTCGCGCTCAAGCAGTTTCAGCGCCAGCGGGACATAGCCGCCGCGCTCGTCTCGGAAAGTTATGGCTCGTATTTTCCGTTGTTCACCGTCACTTCCAGCCATCGCGCCGCGGTGGAACGCACCTTCGAGTTGGTCGACAACGGGGTGACGACGCGGGCCAATCGCATCAAGGTCGACAACATCGCCCTGGCGATGGAGCAGAAAATCCCCAGCGGGGCGCGGCTGCGCTTCATCAATGAAATCGATCGCGACACCAACAACGACGACCGCCTGGAGGATCTGCCCACCCGCACCTTTCGGGTGGAGGTGGTGCAGCCGTTGCTGCAAAACATCGGTCCCAAATTCGCCAATGCCTCCCTCCGGGCGGCACGAAAACAGCTTGCAATCGAAGAGCTCAAGCTGGAGGATTTCAGGCTGCAAACCCTGTTTGCTGTGAAGGTGGCTTATTACAACGTTCTGCGGTTGCGGCAGGTGATCAACATCCACCGTGCCGCCTTGCAGCATGACTCGCTGCTGGTGCAGGCCTCCGAATCCAAGGTGGTTGCCAAAATCGCCACCCGCCGTGACGTCCTGAGCGCGGAAATTCGCGTGCAGGAGGATCAGGCGGCCTTGCTCAACGCCGAGACCGATTACCAAACCGCGCTCGACCAACTCAAAGAGCAAATGGGCCTGCCGATCACACTGCCCATCACCATCGCGGCGGACACCCTCGGCTTTCGCCCGCCGCTGCTCAACGAGGAGGAATGGATCAAGTTGGCGCTGCAAAACAATCCGGCGCTGCGCGCCGCGGAGTTGACAATCTCCCTGCGCGATTTGCAGGCCAGTGTCGCCGGCAATCGCCGCCTGCCGGTGTTCAATGCCGTGGGCTCCTACGCCCGCAGCTTTGATCGTGACGAGGAGCGTGATCCCAACGGCAGCAGTTGGTCGATCGGACTCAATCTCAGCTATCCCTTTCTGGCGCCCACCTATGCCGCGGAGGCGGAAATTGCCCGCCTGGAGCGCAGCCGCGCAGAGGATGCCTATCAAACCCTGCAGCGCCAGACGATTCTGGCGGTGCGTCAAATCCATCGCAAACTGCAAAACAGTATCGCCCGCCTGGCGGTGTTGCAGCGCAGCATCACGGCGGCACGGGAAAAGGTCGAGTTTGCCACCACCATGTTCAACATGGGCCGGGCCTCCAACCTCGACATCACCGATGCCATCGAGGCGTTGCTGCGTGCCGAGACGGGTTACATCGAAGAACTGGTTGATTTCCACGTCCAGTTCGCTTTGCTGGAACGCCTGGCCAAACGATCGTTTCTTAAGGAATAA
- a CDS encoding DUF5666 domain-containing protein — translation MPRINGLQHLKIGQRVKIKGRSEPDGTFLALDITPKPGDYEAEFEGVVQRLDPERHVLRLLNRDIAVPATALIKDVTRQETGWQAIQPGDLVKVKGTYSRAYGFLPAKLKVKERRGFAIEELQGAIQSIDPEAGTLDIIGVTVRLSEKTIFEGF, via the coding sequence ATGCCCCGCATCAATGGCTTGCAACATCTCAAAATCGGCCAGCGCGTCAAAATCAAAGGCCGCTCGGAGCCGGACGGCACCTTTCTCGCGCTCGACATCACTCCCAAACCCGGGGACTACGAGGCCGAATTCGAAGGCGTGGTGCAGCGGCTCGATCCCGAGCGCCACGTGCTGCGGCTGCTCAACCGTGATATTGCCGTGCCGGCCACCGCGCTGATCAAAGACGTGACCCGCCAGGAAACCGGCTGGCAGGCGATTCAGCCGGGTGATCTCGTCAAAGTCAAAGGCACCTATTCGCGCGCCTACGGCTTTCTGCCCGCCAAGCTCAAGGTGAAGGAGCGCAGGGGCTTCGCCATCGAAGAGCTGCAGGGCGCCATTCAGAGCATCGATCCCGAAGCCGGCACGCTCGATATCATCGGCGTGACCGTGCGGTTGAGCGAGAAGACGATTTTCGAGGGCTTTTAA
- a CDS encoding ABC transporter permease, whose translation MQYSENLQIGLRSVMVHKLRSLLTTLGIIFGVAAVIAMLSIGEGAKRAAVEQIKLLGTNNVRVKHRPLTGEMAEQAEAKLSPGLNYHDALYIRGNLNGMTAVAPMRFVEAAALLGTREATARVIATNELYETVTNFHPQMGRFLTALDVADAKRVCVIGSDVRKQLFGYRDPLGHRLKIEDTWFTIVGVMEPKDLLDKKASVIKLRNINQDIYIPISTGLKRFTDPDRPNFIDEIAIQVAEEDKVFAVSNVVKRILQRLHNQVEDYEIIIPSELLAQSQRTQRVFNIVMGSIAAISLIVGGIGIMNIMLASVTERTKEIGVRRALGATQEDILGQFLNETVLISVTGGVIGIILGAVMAKVITWYAGWDTVISLFSVVLSFGISAMVGIIFGIYPARKAAMMDPIAALRFE comes from the coding sequence ATGCAATATTCTGAAAACCTTCAAATCGGGCTGCGCAGTGTGATGGTGCACAAGCTGCGCTCGCTGCTGACCACGCTCGGCATCATCTTTGGCGTGGCGGCGGTGATCGCCATGCTCTCGATCGGGGAGGGGGCCAAACGGGCGGCGGTGGAGCAAATCAAGCTGCTCGGCACCAACAACGTGCGCGTCAAACACCGGCCGCTCACCGGCGAAATGGCGGAGCAAGCGGAGGCCAAGCTGTCACCCGGTTTGAACTACCATGATGCCCTTTATATTCGCGGCAATCTCAACGGGATGACGGCGGTGGCACCCATGCGCTTCGTGGAGGCCGCGGCGTTGCTCGGCACCCGCGAAGCCACGGCACGCGTGATTGCCACCAACGAGCTCTATGAAACCGTCACCAATTTCCATCCCCAGATGGGGCGCTTTCTCACCGCCCTGGATGTTGCGGATGCCAAGCGTGTGTGTGTGATCGGATCGGATGTGCGCAAACAGTTGTTCGGCTACCGCGATCCGCTCGGCCACCGCCTCAAGATCGAGGACACCTGGTTCACCATCGTCGGGGTGATGGAACCCAAGGATCTGCTCGACAAGAAGGCCTCGGTGATCAAGCTGCGCAACATCAATCAGGATATTTACATCCCGATCAGCACCGGCCTGAAACGCTTCACCGATCCCGACCGGCCGAATTTCATCGACGAAATCGCGATTCAGGTCGCGGAAGAGGACAAAGTATTCGCCGTTTCAAACGTCGTGAAACGCATTCTGCAACGCCTGCACAACCAGGTGGAGGATTACGAGATCATTATCCCCTCGGAGCTGCTGGCACAGAGTCAGCGCACACAGCGCGTCTTCAACATCGTCATGGGCTCGATCGCGGCCATCTCGCTCATCGTCGGCGGCATCGGCATCATGAACATCATGCTGGCGAGTGTTACGGAACGCACCAAGGAAATCGGCGTGCGGCGTGCGTTGGGCGCCACCCAGGAGGATATTCTCGGCCAGTTTCTCAACGAAACGGTGCTCATCAGTGTCACCGGCGGCGTGATCGGCATCATTCTGGGCGCGGTCATGGCCAAGGTCATCACCTGGTATGCCGGTTGGGACACCGTGATTTCCCTCTTCAGCGTGGTGCTTTCCTTCGGCATCTCGGCGATGGTGGGCATTATTTTCGGCATCTACCCCGCGCGCAAAGCCGCCATGATGGACCCGATCGCCGCTCTCCGCTTCGAATGA
- a CDS encoding glycosyltransferase, which produces MQKTSPKVVAVILKGYPRLSETFITNEMLLLEQLGFQLHIFALRNPAEAKIHENVRRVQARVTYLPDYFWPEVRAFLKANLRLWWRRPKVYWQAFRYAAWRSLRQRSSSTIKRFAQAAYLVQNFLLLPDCKGAARAGRVDIAHFYAHFSHGPTTVAYFAKWLTGIGYSFSAHAKDIYLQEHDFLREKLLAASMVTTCTEYNRNHLQQIAGPGREILRCYHGLDTDFFCAPVKPRREGLPRILSIGRFVPKKGFPTLIQALHLLRQQGLEFRCHLIGGGELKEQLRTQIRSLGLHDCVELLPALSQHELLEYYCQADLFALACEVQSDGDRDGIPNVIVEAMAMEIPVVSTNISGIPECVDHGVTGLLVPEKNPQAFAAAMATLLRDPELARAFGRAGRAKVIREFDSRRNVEKIGNALRHALGEASAATCASMSAPGGESSAARPAKRAAAVVTA; this is translated from the coding sequence ATGCAGAAAACATCCCCCAAGGTCGTGGCAGTAATCTTGAAGGGTTACCCGCGGCTTTCCGAAACCTTCATCACCAACGAGATGCTGCTGCTCGAACAGCTCGGGTTCCAGCTGCACATTTTCGCGCTGCGCAATCCCGCGGAGGCCAAGATTCACGAGAACGTGCGTCGCGTGCAGGCCCGCGTCACCTACCTTCCGGACTATTTCTGGCCGGAGGTGCGGGCCTTTCTCAAGGCCAATCTGCGTTTGTGGTGGCGGCGGCCGAAGGTTTACTGGCAGGCCTTCCGTTATGCCGCGTGGCGCAGCCTGCGCCAGCGCAGTTCCTCGACCATCAAGCGCTTTGCGCAGGCGGCGTATCTCGTGCAGAATTTCCTGCTGCTGCCGGACTGCAAGGGTGCGGCGCGCGCCGGCCGCGTCGACATCGCACACTTCTATGCCCACTTCAGCCACGGCCCGACGACTGTGGCGTATTTCGCCAAGTGGCTCACCGGCATCGGCTACAGCTTCAGCGCGCATGCCAAGGACATCTACCTGCAGGAACATGATTTTTTGCGGGAGAAATTGCTGGCCGCCAGCATGGTGACCACCTGCACCGAATACAACCGCAACCATCTGCAGCAGATTGCCGGTCCCGGCCGCGAGATCCTGCGCTGCTATCATGGCCTGGATACCGATTTCTTTTGCGCGCCGGTCAAACCCCGGAGAGAGGGCCTGCCCCGCATTCTTTCGATCGGGCGCTTCGTGCCCAAAAAGGGATTCCCCACACTGATTCAGGCGTTGCATCTCCTGCGCCAGCAGGGCCTGGAGTTCCGCTGTCACCTGATTGGCGGCGGCGAGCTCAAGGAACAGCTCCGCACCCAGATTCGCAGCCTGGGCTTGCACGATTGTGTCGAGCTGTTGCCGGCGTTGTCGCAGCACGAGCTGCTCGAATACTATTGCCAGGCGGACTTGTTCGCGCTCGCCTGCGAGGTGCAAAGCGATGGTGACCGCGACGGCATTCCCAATGTCATCGTGGAGGCCATGGCCATGGAGATCCCGGTGGTTTCCACCAACATTTCCGGGATTCCGGAGTGCGTCGATCACGGCGTGACCGGCCTGCTGGTGCCGGAGAAAAACCCGCAAGCCTTTGCGGCGGCCATGGCCACCCTGCTGCGTGATCCCGAGCTGGCCCGGGCCTTCGGCCGTGCCGGCCGCGCCAAGGTGATCCGCGAATTCGATTCCCGGCGCAACGTCGAGAAAATTGGCAACGCGCTGCGCCACGCCCTGGGCGAGGCAAGCGCGGCCACCTGCGCGAGCATGTCTGCACCCGGCGGGGAGTCGTCTGCCGCACGGCCGGCAAAACGTGCCGCGGCTGTCGTCACGGCGTGA
- a CDS encoding efflux RND transporter periplasmic adaptor subunit, translated as MRSSDDSSGLTGSLKKSLFRDRKSTTATIVAGLVVMLFVGNTLFSSEDADTSIPVARVKKGEVVVKVTELGELRAQDQVTISAPTDKQILYLAPEGTWVEEGDTLVRFESTKYVISTEEARSGLSVARANLAKAMSEYEAQKTREESARQRYESLPALAKKGFVVESEVEQARLEYLELQSRTKSAYAVVEAERANLERAQAAVEQQQRKLDRGTILAPRAGLVVYALVGNAEEGRKIEVGMTPFEGMDLMYLPDVSSMLVDIEISEVDLAKVQVGQPVEVRLDAYADVVFRGEVAEVGALAKRKISRITGKATGAKVFEVTIKVLDSDVRLKPGLTATTDIIVSKVPEALHIPLEAVFLDDNGKTVAYVRKGGATEVRPIVIGESNDRFVIVTNGLKEGEEVLLGRPSTI; from the coding sequence ATGAGAAGTTCTGACGATAGCAGCGGCCTCACCGGCAGCCTGAAAAAATCGTTGTTTCGCGACCGCAAATCGACGACAGCCACCATTGTCGCCGGTCTGGTGGTGATGCTGTTCGTCGGCAACACACTGTTCAGCTCGGAGGATGCCGACACCAGCATCCCGGTCGCCCGGGTGAAAAAAGGCGAAGTCGTCGTCAAAGTGACGGAGCTGGGGGAATTGCGGGCACAGGACCAGGTCACCATCAGCGCGCCGACCGACAAACAGATCCTCTATCTCGCGCCGGAGGGCACGTGGGTGGAGGAGGGGGACACATTGGTGCGATTCGAATCGACCAAGTATGTGATTTCCACCGAGGAGGCGCGTTCTGGCCTGAGCGTGGCGCGTGCCAATCTGGCCAAGGCCATGAGCGAATATGAAGCGCAAAAGACGCGCGAGGAGAGTGCACGGCAGCGCTATGAATCCCTGCCGGCACTGGCGAAAAAAGGCTTTGTGGTGGAGAGCGAAGTCGAACAGGCCCGGCTGGAATATCTGGAATTGCAATCACGCACGAAATCGGCCTATGCCGTGGTCGAAGCGGAGCGGGCCAATCTCGAAAGGGCGCAGGCCGCCGTCGAGCAACAACAGCGCAAACTCGATCGCGGCACCATCCTGGCGCCGCGGGCGGGCCTGGTGGTGTATGCGCTGGTGGGCAATGCCGAGGAGGGCCGCAAGATCGAGGTCGGCATGACGCCGTTCGAAGGCATGGATTTGATGTATTTGCCGGATGTCTCCAGCATGCTGGTGGACATTGAAATCAGCGAGGTGGATCTTGCCAAAGTACAGGTCGGCCAGCCCGTGGAAGTCCGGCTCGATGCCTATGCCGATGTGGTTTTCCGGGGGGAGGTGGCAGAAGTGGGTGCCCTGGCGAAACGCAAGATCAGCCGCATCACCGGCAAGGCCACGGGGGCCAAAGTCTTCGAAGTCACCATCAAAGTGCTCGATTCCGACGTTCGCCTCAAGCCCGGCCTGACCGCCACCACTGACATCATTGTCAGCAAAGTGCCGGAGGCGCTGCATATTCCGCTGGAAGCGGTGTTTTTGGATGACAACGGCAAAACCGTGGCTTATGTGCGCAAGGGCGGCGCGACCGAAGTCCGGCCAATTGTCATCGGTGAAAGCAATGACCGCTTCGTCATCGTCACCAACGGGCTCAAGGAAGGGGAAGAGGTGCTGCTCGGCCGGCCCTCGACCATTTGA
- a CDS encoding ABC transporter ATP-binding protein → MISQQRGAGAAPVVIVENLTRTYTMGETQVHALRGVSFTIHRGESVAIMGPSGSGKSTILHLLGCLDRPTSGSYQLDGRYVERMSDRELSRLRNRKVGFVFQSFNLIQQISVIENVEVPLIYMGVEKARRLEMCRAVLESVGLGHRLKHRPNELSGGENQRVAIARALVTNPDIILADEPTGNLDSQTGDEIMEIFQRLHEQGATVILITHDIGKGKWAERILQMKDGLLQRELTGRAKDEIVDLFAGVA, encoded by the coding sequence ATGATTTCACAGCAACGCGGCGCAGGCGCCGCCCCGGTGGTGATCGTGGAAAATCTGACGCGCACTTACACCATGGGGGAAACGCAGGTGCATGCCCTGCGCGGTGTCAGTTTCACCATTCATCGCGGCGAATCGGTGGCCATCATGGGGCCGTCCGGCTCGGGCAAGTCGACCATCCTGCACCTGCTCGGCTGTCTGGACCGGCCCACCAGCGGCAGTTATCAACTGGACGGCCGCTATGTCGAGCGCATGAGTGACCGCGAACTGTCGCGCCTGCGCAACCGCAAAGTCGGTTTTGTGTTTCAGAGCTTCAATCTCATTCAGCAAATCAGTGTCATCGAAAACGTCGAGGTGCCGCTGATTTACATGGGCGTGGAGAAAGCCCGGCGCCTGGAAATGTGCCGGGCGGTGCTGGAGTCGGTGGGTTTGGGGCACCGCCTGAAGCATCGTCCCAACGAACTCTCCGGTGGTGAAAATCAGCGCGTCGCCATTGCCCGCGCGCTGGTGACCAATCCCGATATCATCCTCGCCGACGAGCCCACCGGCAATCTCGATTCCCAAACCGGCGACGAGATCATGGAAATTTTTCAGCGCCTGCACGAGCAGGGCGCCACCGTGATTCTGATCACCCACGACATCGGCAAGGGCAAATGGGCGGAGCGCATTTTGCAAATGAAGGACGGCCTGCTGCAGCGGGAATTGACCGGCCGCGCAAAGGATGAGATCGTGGATCTGTTCGCGGGCGTGGCCTGA